The following are from one region of the Juglans regia cultivar Chandler chromosome 10, Walnut 2.0, whole genome shotgun sequence genome:
- the LOC108996757 gene encoding transcription factor LAF1-like, producing the protein MRCKSSEMAKQPKHRKELWSPEEDQRLRNYVLIHGHGCWNSVPINAGLQRKGKTCRLRWINYLRPGLKRGMFCKEEEEETILTLHRARWVTSYRWSQIAQHLPGRTDNEIKNYRHSYQKKKAAEADQDQMKPQYIKTQHTIISSSNHITDSPSSPKRPRIGVSIYDGHIEKSVPLTYTTHDHHDDSIPQPSDFPREANHSSFLPKLLFAEWLSLDHFHGGNSTANSAEGRPLFRDAASSHNSNLQETRIHGFPSNDVGTYGGEFDNVLISLHASPTAWDV; encoded by the exons ATGCGGTGCAAATCATCAGAAATGGCAAAGCAGCCGAAACACAGGAAGGAATTATGGTCACCAGAAGAAGATCAAAGGCTCCGAAACTATGTTCTCATACATGGTCATGGCTGCTGGAACTCAGTCCCCATTAACGCTG GCTTGCAGAGGAAAGGAAAGACCTGCAGACTAAGGTGGATTAATTACTTAAGGCCAGGATTAAAGCGAGGGATGTTTTgcaaggaggaggaggaggagacaaTCCTGACACTTCATCGAGCGCGTTGGGTAACAAGCTA CAGATGGTCGCAGATAGCGCAGCATTTGCCTGGAAGAACAGATAACGAGATAAAGAACTACCGGCATTCTTATCAGAAGAAAAAAGCGGCCGAAGCTGATCAAGATCAAATGAAACCTCAGTACATTAAAACCCAGCATACAATTATTTCAAGCTCAAATCATATTACGGATTCTCCATCCTCACCCAAAAGGCCCAGAATCGGAGTTTCAATTTACGATGGACACATAGAAAAATCAGTACCATTAACATATACcactcatgatcatcatgatgacTCCATTCCACAGCCTTCTGACTTCCCTAGGGAGGCAAACCATAGCAGCTTCTTGCCAAAGCTGTTGTTCGCAGAGTGGCTTTCCCTAGATCATTTTCATGGCGGAAACAGTACTGCAAATTCGGCTGAAGGCCGACCCCTTTTCAGAGATGCTGCATCTTCTCATAATTCAAACTTGCAGGAAACTCGCATCCATGGTTTTCCGTCAAATGATGTTGGAACATATGGTGGCGAGTTTGATAACGTGCTAATTAGCCTGCATGCTTCGCCCACTGCATGGGATGTTTAA